The following proteins come from a genomic window of Oncorhynchus mykiss isolate Arlee chromosome 19, USDA_OmykA_1.1, whole genome shotgun sequence:
- the LOC110497972 gene encoding centrosomal protein of 170 kDa protein B isoform X1 — protein sequence MSVTSWFLVSSSGTRHRLPPEMIFVGREECELMLQSRSVDKQHAVVNYNPATDEHMVKDLGSLNGTFVNDLRIPDETYITLMLSDVIRFGYDSHVYILERSQHKVPEEALKHEKYTSQLQMSMKALEARKKEKERQHAKEKTRDSSCFKQEKAEHKAALAAVASETPVSRPTPLYGQPLWWGEDDAEHSGGQRADEDPAENTKEGSRHEISGSLSDSQAKTIYSHHREPSYFEIPTKEFQQQELHEVPTKDTDPPSLPVPVLPPVPTSTPPVVQSHASFTIEFDECTPSKIKIKDHVTKFSFRQQRKLPGKEAVTAPTEVISAECKVADWLVQSDVSMMRRWSRTEDMFSSKSGLPICNEASTGHHHEDGTRSDSEDPVVNGKRAIQLKPPMGPHKSLPPQLALPRPFTNPDSEDPQSHSLPPSQDKADPQQGFVIEFFDDNPRKKRSQSFTNNTGQLDSPALRNKPEKRCDPSTPTQQYTTPLKGPGSGGPQRAGSLRREKMEDRVSNDISSCSIPPRLFRSVGRRSKLAQDFTAEFLRESRQESRPSMNTTWEKNTSPVSPTTSPPPTVEATAPHSHPHQTTPSPHQPYLTQTSSCTQSVPLKAPLMPMAPRSLEAPRSLEAPRSLEAPRSLEAPRSLEATSPKGLGNEEDDTLSEAGTYTIETEVQDKEVEEARCKIEQVFGVVEGPEQPGQTAATACKPVEFQDREERRESSLVDLMPAPGQGQNLVQVPGGSKWVSCWASLADSYTHSGPASGLFEIPSQMDLSGGVGGRTVHQATLSRNINSVEPEGQSSKTQRIPSQAPSMENNETPTPSIIIHQDTYSTYDIKDRSSRVLGPQEDLHNLSVQDDLDQDSLSDASKSDDGSIVEQRKMPTPERTDKSTSQSSEKERPTLPAKSTSFYIGSKETVSKQERGSRPNTPRIERKPPPHPNTPQFSTATLTKQQGGQEFQKTVKLNSSAPKLNYQGRVSPEPNEISVSLVRQESFIKDQPSDAAQVTRLPHISSQPALNDPDPAEAFQGVCSQDTHSYLNGTEDALAALAAMLQAQPPDVVPRPIDNSLSGESDMDSASTASLRNNQTAPKTGSKKPFFTTGLQRERSSASSFTQEPSRQQSAAFDRLSEKRRSQRLDSSRKPEQDRRLGMRCCVVKHGTMDLSDDPQSFSLPYWPETISSDQDVSRPAACKKYTVPLQKEDPTKSSKVAQAISRSSSMSAPRPTRASMLRRARLGEASDNEVTETDRISQNSQEVSGTSKASQDNKKQLSRLDMLALPRKRTSSFTTPSDTESSAPRTGFSNRSTESNSGSGLKASVAGPSTKPALGRASGALGKLITRVRSSSAKYTSSTASSRRRQKGSDYTSTSEEEFDSNQSTLKHKRSHTPSASRSQPLIPPRPKPRSQDSDQESHEGDAYQNWSSHSAEIARLSQDLAKDLSVLAREIHGVTGDADPQSSSAVEANTPVSTITAREVLVHPIPEAGVNYLRIPPGSAAARDPDQTIMNDQEYNSKHRGWNQEVVVVDDLMLNPVSQISLAIRENTEQLAEKIKVLFHNKTDVWGEIESKLNTENDIPVLKGSNKEITAILKELRRVQRQLEVINTIIEPSGNLEPAKAYTPSAASTPSAPSSAGLKPSRAPSRYWRTSGSQRGGVPSSSSRPSESVRRSVVASEAESYVV from the exons ATGAGTGTGACGTCATGGTTCCTGGTCAGCAGCTCAGGTACAAGACATCGGTTGCCACCAGAGATGATCTTTGTAGGCCGGGAGGAGTGTGAGCTCATGTTGCAG TCGCGCAGTGTGGACAAGCAGCATGCAGTCGTCAACTACAACCCAGCCACAGACGAGCACATGGTGAAGGACCTGGGCAGCCTGAACGGG ACTTTTGTGAATGATCTGAGAATCCCAGACGAGACTTACATTACCCTGATGCTCTCTGATGTCATCCGCTTTGGATATG ATTCTCATGTGTACATCCTGGAGAGGAGTCAACACAAGGTGCCAGAGGAGGCTCTCAAA CATGAGAAGTACACCAGCCAGCTGCAGATGAGTATGAAGGCACTGGAGGCcaggaagaaggagaaggagaggcagcATGCTAAGGAGAAGACCAGAGACTCATCCTGCTTCAAACAGGAGAAAGCCGAGCATAAAGCTGCCCTCGCAGCAG TGGCCAGCGAGACTCCAGTGTCCAGACCCACTCCTCTGTATGGACAGCCGTTGTGGTGGGGGGAGGATGATGCTGAACACAGTGGAGGACAGCGGGCAGATGAGGACCCTGCAG AGAATACTAAAGAGGGCTCCAGACATGAGATCAGCGGCTCCCTGTCAGACAGCCAGGCCAAGACAATCTACTCACACCACAGGGAGCCAAGCTACTTTGAGATACCCACCAAGGAGTTCCAGCAGCAGGAGCTCCATGAGGTTCCCACTAAGGACACtgaccccccttctctccctgtccctgttctCCCTCCAGTCCCCACCTCCACACCCCCTGTGGTGCAGAGCCACGCCTCCTTCACCATTGAGTTTGATGAATGCACACCAAGCAAGATCAAGATCAAGGACCATGTGACAAAGTTTTCCTTCCGCCAGCAACGCAAGCTCCCGGGTAAGGAGGCGGTGACAGCGCCCACTGAGGTGATATCAGCGGAGTGCAAGGTGGCTGATTGGCTGGTCCAAAGCGACGTGAGCATGATGAGGAGGTGGTCTCGGACAGAGGACATGTTCAGCTCAAAGAGTGGCCTGCCCATCTGCAACGAGGCTTCCACAG GCCACCACCATGAGGATGGGACTCGGAGTGACTCTGAGGATCCTGTTGTAAACGGGAAACGGGCTATCCAATTAAAGCCACCGATGGGCCCTCACAAATCTCTTCCACCCCAGCTGGCCCTCCCTAGACCCTTCACCAACCCTGACTCAGAGGATcctcagtctcactcccttcCTCCAAGCCAGGACAAAGCAGACCCCCAGCAGGGCTTCGTCATTGAGTTCTTTGACGACAATCCACGCAAGAAGCGCTCACAGTCCTTCACCAACAACACAGGCCAGCTCGACAGCCCGGCCCTCAGGAACAAGCCGGAGAAAAGGTGCGACCCCAGCACCCCCACCCAGCAGTACACCACTCCCTTGAAGGGCCCGGGTTCTGGAGGCCCCCAGAGGGCCGGCTCCCTGAGGAGGGAGAAGATGGAGGATCGTGTCAGTAACGACatctcctcctgctccatccctcccAGGCTGTTTAGAAGTGTGGGACGCAGGTCCAAACTGGCCCAGGACTTCACGGCTGAGTTCCTGAGGGAGTCCAGACAGGAGTCTAGGCCGAGCATGAACACAACCTGGGAGAAGAATACGTCTCCTGTGTCTCCTACCACCAGCCCCCCACCAACAGTAGAGGCAACAGCACCCCACTCCCACCCCCACCAGACCACACCAAGCCCCCATCAGCCATACCTGACTCAGACTTCATCCTGTACCCAGTCTGTGCCCCTGAAAGCCCCTCTAATGCCCATGGCCCCACGCAGCCTGGAGGCCCCACGCAGCCTGGAGGCCCCACGCAGCCTGGAGGCCCCACGCAGCCTGGAGGCCCCACGCAGCCTGGAGGCCACAAGCCCCAAAGGCCTGGGGAACGAGGAGGATGATACCTTGAGTGAAGCAGGCACCTACACCATTGAGACAGAGGTCCAGGataaagaggtggaggaggcacgCTGCAAGATAGAACAG GTGTTTGGTGTTGTTGAGGGGCCAGAGCAGCCCGGCCAGACTGCAGCAACAGCATGTAAGCCTGTTGAGTTTCAGGACAGGGAGGAGCGTAGGGAGAGTAGCTTGGTGGATCTGATGCCAGCTCCAGGGCAGGGACAGAATCTGGTGCAg GTACCTGGTGGCTCTAAGTGGGTGTCTTGCTGGGCCAGCCTGGCAGACAGCTACACACACTCTGGCCCTGCCTCAGGCCTCTTCGAAATCCCCTCACAAATGGACTTGTCAGGAGGAG TTGGTGGGAGGACCGTCCATCAGGCAACGCTCAGTCGGAACATCAATAGTGTGGAACCGGAAGGCCAGAGTTCCAAAACACAGCGTATTCCTTCTCAGGCACCATCGATGGAAAATAATGAGACTCCAACTCCCAGCATTATTATCCATCAGGACACTTACTCTACCTATGATATCAAAGATAGGAGCTCCAGAGTCCTTGGACCACAGGAGGACCTCCACAACCTGTCTGTACAGGACGACCTTGACCAAGACAGCCTGAGTGATGCCAGTAAGTCAGACGACGGCTCCATCGTGGAGCAGAGGAAGATGCCCACACCAGAGAGGACAGACAAGAGTACATCTCAGAGCAGTGAAAAGGAGAGGCCCACACTCCCAGCCAAGTCTACATCATTCTACATTGGCTCTAAGGAGACTGTGTCTAAACAGGAGCGGGGATCCAGACCCAATACACCCAGGATTGAGAGAAAACCACCACCACATCCCAACACACCACAGTTCTCCACAGCCACCCTGACCAAACAACAGGGTGGACAAGAATTTCAGAAGACAGTCAAGCTCAACTCATCAGCTCCCAAGCTTAACTACCAGGGCAGAGTCAGCCCTGAGCCCAACGAGATCTCAGTGTCTCTGGTCAGGCAGGAGAGTTTCATTAAGGACCAGCCAAGTGATGCTGCCCAGGTCACCAGACTCCCACACATCTCCAGCCAGCCTGCTCTGAATGACCCTGACCCTGCTGAGGCGTTCCAGGGTGTTTGCAGCCAGGACACCCACTCCTACCTCAATGGGACCGAGGATGCTCTGGCTGCCCTGGCGGCCATGCTCCAGGCCCAGCCGCCTGATGTTGTTCCTCGCCCCATAGATAACTCTCTGTCTGGGGAGTCTGACATGGACTCAGCGAGCACTGCCAGCCTGCGCAACAACCAGACTGCCCCTAAGACTGGATCCAAGAAGCCCTTTTTCACTACTGGCCTTCAGAGGGAGAGGTCCTCTGCCAGCTCCTTCACCCAGGAGCCCAGTCGCCAGCAGTCAGCAGCCTTCGATCGCCTGTCCGAGAAGCGGCGGTCCCAGAGATTGGACAGCAGCAGGAAGCCTGAACAAGACAGGAGGCTGGGAATGAGATGCTGTGTTGTAAAACATGGCACCATGGACCTGAGTGACGACCCCCAGAGCTTCAGCTTACCCTACTGGCCTGAAACCATCTCCTCAGACCAGGACGTCTCCCGGCCCGCTGCATGCAAGAAGTACACTGTCCCCCTGCAGAAGGAGGATCCCACTAAGTCCTCCAAAGTGGCCCAGGCCATAAGCCGCTCCAGCAGCATGTCTGCCCCACGGCCCACAAGAGCTTCAATGCTTCGCCGGGCTCGCCTGGGCGAGGCATCCGATAACGAGGTTACAGAGACCGACAGAATCTCCCAGAACTCCCAGGAAGTCAGTGGGACCTCCAAGGCCTCCCAGGACAATAAGAAGCAGCTCTCCAGGCTGGACATGCTGGCTCTGCCCCGGAAGAGGACTAGCTCTTTCACCACTCCCAGTGATACAGAGTCCTCAGCACCCAGGACAGGCTTCTCCAACCGCAGCACAGAGTCTAACAGTGGCTCTGGCCTTAAGGCCTCCGTGGCCGGGCCCAGCACTAAGCCTGCGCTAGGCAGGGCCTCTGGAGCTCTAGGCAAGCTCATCACCCGCGTCCGCTCCAGCAGTGCCAAATACACCAGCAGCACAGCCA GCTCTAGACGACGACAGAAAGGCTCTGACTACACCTCCACCTCAGAGGAGGAAtttgactctaaccagagcacccTTAAACACAAACGCTCACACACCCCCTCAGCTTCCCGCTCCCAGCCTCTCATCCCCCCACGCCCCAAACCCCGCTCACAAGACTCGGACCAGGAGAGTCACGAGGGAGACGCCTACCAGAACTGGTCCTCTCACAGTGCTGAGATAGCAAG ACTGAGTCAGGACCTGGCTAAAGATCTATCCGTCCTGGCCAGGGAGATCCATGGTGTGACTGGTGATGCTGATCCTCAGAGCTCTTCTGCAGTGGAGGCCAATACACCTGTCTCTACCATCACCGCCAGGGAGGTG TTGGTCCATCCCATCCCAGAGGCTGGTGTGAACTACCTTAGAATTCCTCCTGGATCCGCTGCAGCCAGGGATCCCGACCAAACCATTATgaatgaccaggaatacaactctAAGCACAGAGGATGGAACCAGGAAGTG GTTGTTGTGGATGATCTGATGTTGAATCCAGTGTCCCAGATCTCTCTGGCTATTCGAGAAAACACAGAGCAGCTAGCTGAGAAAATAAA GGTACTATTCCACAACAAAACTGACGTTTGGGGGGAGATTGAATCAAAGCTCAATACTGAAAATGACATCCCTGTCCTGAAAGGCTCAAACAAG GAAATCACAGCTATTCTGAAAGAGCTCAGAAGAGTTCAGAGACAACTTGAAG TCATCAACACTATCATTGAGCCCAGTGGAAATCTTGAGCCAGCCAAAGCCTACACTCCTAGTGCCGCCTCCACTCCTAGTGCCCCCTCCTCAGCCGGGTTGAAGCCATCCAGGGCCCCTTCGAGATACTGGAGAACCTCGGGTTCCCAGCGGGGTGGGGTTCCCTCTTCCAGCTCCAGGCCCAGTGAGAGTGTCAGGAGATCAGTTGTGGCCTCTGAGGCAGAGAGCTACGTGGTCTGA
- the LOC110497972 gene encoding centrosomal protein of 170 kDa protein B isoform X3, translated as MSVTSWFLVSSSGTRHRLPPEMIFVGREECELMLQSRSVDKQHAVVNYNPATDEHMVKDLGSLNGTFVNDLRIPDETYITLMLSDVIRFGYDSHVYILERSQHKVPEEALKHEKYTSQLQMSMKALEARKKEKERQHAKEKTRDSSCFKQEKAEHKAALAAVASETPVSRPTPLYGQPLWWGEDDAEHSGGQRADEDPAENTKEGSRHEISGSLSDSQAKTIYSHHREPSYFEIPTKEFQQQELHEVPTKDTDPPSLPVPVLPPVPTSTPPVVQSHASFTIEFDECTPSKIKIKDHVTKFSFRQQRKLPGKEAVTAPTEVISAECKVADWLVQSDVSMMRRWSRTEDMFSSKSGLPICNEASTGHHHEDGTRSDSEDPVVNGKRAIQLKPPMGPHKSLPPQLALPRPFTNPDSEDPQSHSLPPSQDKADPQQGFVIEFFDDNPRKKRSQSFTNNTGQLDSPALRNKPEKRCDPSTPTQQYTTPLKGPGSGGPQRAGSLRREKMEDRVSNDISSCSIPPRLFRSVGRRSKLAQDFTAEFLRESRQESRPSMNTTWEKNTSPVSPTTSPPPTVEATAPHSHPHQTTPSPHQPYLTQTSSCTQSVPLKAPLMPMAPRSLEAPRSLEAPRSLEAPRSLEAPRSLEATSPKGLGNEEDDTLSEAGTYTIETEVQDKEVEEARCKIEQVFGVVEGPEQPGQTAATACKPVEFQDREERRESSLVDLMPAPGQGQNLVQVPGGSKWVSCWASLADSYTHSGPASGLFEIPSQMDLSGGVGGRTVHQATLSRNINSVEPEGQSSKTQRIPSQAPSMENNETPTPSIIIHQDTYSTYDIKDRSSRVLGPQEDLHNLSVQDDLDQDSLSDASKSDDGSIVEQRKMPTPERTDKSTSQSSEKERPTLPAKSTSFYIGSKETVSKQERGSRPNTPRIERKPPPHPNTPQFSTATLTKQQGGQEFQKTVKLNSSAPKLNYQGRVSPEPNEISVSLVRQESFIKDQPSDAAQVTRLPHISSQPALNDPDPAEAFQGVCSQDTHSYLNGTEDALAALAAMLQAQPPDVVPRPIDNSLSGESDMDSASTASLRNNQTAPKTGSKKPFFTTGLQRERSSASSFTQEPSRQQSAAFDRLSEKRRSQRLDSSRKPEQDRRLGMRCCVVKHGTMDLSDDPQSFSLPYWPETISSDQDVSRPAACKKYTVPLQKEDPTKSSKVAQAISRSSSMSAPRPTRASMLRRARLGEASDNEVTETDRISQNSQEVSGTSKASQDNKKQLSRLDMLALPRKRTSSFTTPSDTESSAPRTGFSNRSTESNSGSGLKASVAGPSTKPALGRASGALGKLITRVRSSSAKYTSSTATSRSQPLIPPRPKPRSQDSDQESHEGDAYQNWSSHSAEIARLSQDLAKDLSVLAREIHGVTGDADPQSSSAVEANTPVSTITAREVLVHPIPEAGVNYLRIPPGSAAARDPDQTIMNDQEYNSKHRGWNQEVVVVDDLMLNPVSQISLAIRENTEQLAEKIKVLFHNKTDVWGEIESKLNTENDIPVLKGSNKEITAILKELRRVQRQLEVINTIIEPSGNLEPAKAYTPSAASTPSAPSSAGLKPSRAPSRYWRTSGSQRGGVPSSSSRPSESVRRSVVASEAESYVV; from the exons ATGAGTGTGACGTCATGGTTCCTGGTCAGCAGCTCAGGTACAAGACATCGGTTGCCACCAGAGATGATCTTTGTAGGCCGGGAGGAGTGTGAGCTCATGTTGCAG TCGCGCAGTGTGGACAAGCAGCATGCAGTCGTCAACTACAACCCAGCCACAGACGAGCACATGGTGAAGGACCTGGGCAGCCTGAACGGG ACTTTTGTGAATGATCTGAGAATCCCAGACGAGACTTACATTACCCTGATGCTCTCTGATGTCATCCGCTTTGGATATG ATTCTCATGTGTACATCCTGGAGAGGAGTCAACACAAGGTGCCAGAGGAGGCTCTCAAA CATGAGAAGTACACCAGCCAGCTGCAGATGAGTATGAAGGCACTGGAGGCcaggaagaaggagaaggagaggcagcATGCTAAGGAGAAGACCAGAGACTCATCCTGCTTCAAACAGGAGAAAGCCGAGCATAAAGCTGCCCTCGCAGCAG TGGCCAGCGAGACTCCAGTGTCCAGACCCACTCCTCTGTATGGACAGCCGTTGTGGTGGGGGGAGGATGATGCTGAACACAGTGGAGGACAGCGGGCAGATGAGGACCCTGCAG AGAATACTAAAGAGGGCTCCAGACATGAGATCAGCGGCTCCCTGTCAGACAGCCAGGCCAAGACAATCTACTCACACCACAGGGAGCCAAGCTACTTTGAGATACCCACCAAGGAGTTCCAGCAGCAGGAGCTCCATGAGGTTCCCACTAAGGACACtgaccccccttctctccctgtccctgttctCCCTCCAGTCCCCACCTCCACACCCCCTGTGGTGCAGAGCCACGCCTCCTTCACCATTGAGTTTGATGAATGCACACCAAGCAAGATCAAGATCAAGGACCATGTGACAAAGTTTTCCTTCCGCCAGCAACGCAAGCTCCCGGGTAAGGAGGCGGTGACAGCGCCCACTGAGGTGATATCAGCGGAGTGCAAGGTGGCTGATTGGCTGGTCCAAAGCGACGTGAGCATGATGAGGAGGTGGTCTCGGACAGAGGACATGTTCAGCTCAAAGAGTGGCCTGCCCATCTGCAACGAGGCTTCCACAG GCCACCACCATGAGGATGGGACTCGGAGTGACTCTGAGGATCCTGTTGTAAACGGGAAACGGGCTATCCAATTAAAGCCACCGATGGGCCCTCACAAATCTCTTCCACCCCAGCTGGCCCTCCCTAGACCCTTCACCAACCCTGACTCAGAGGATcctcagtctcactcccttcCTCCAAGCCAGGACAAAGCAGACCCCCAGCAGGGCTTCGTCATTGAGTTCTTTGACGACAATCCACGCAAGAAGCGCTCACAGTCCTTCACCAACAACACAGGCCAGCTCGACAGCCCGGCCCTCAGGAACAAGCCGGAGAAAAGGTGCGACCCCAGCACCCCCACCCAGCAGTACACCACTCCCTTGAAGGGCCCGGGTTCTGGAGGCCCCCAGAGGGCCGGCTCCCTGAGGAGGGAGAAGATGGAGGATCGTGTCAGTAACGACatctcctcctgctccatccctcccAGGCTGTTTAGAAGTGTGGGACGCAGGTCCAAACTGGCCCAGGACTTCACGGCTGAGTTCCTGAGGGAGTCCAGACAGGAGTCTAGGCCGAGCATGAACACAACCTGGGAGAAGAATACGTCTCCTGTGTCTCCTACCACCAGCCCCCCACCAACAGTAGAGGCAACAGCACCCCACTCCCACCCCCACCAGACCACACCAAGCCCCCATCAGCCATACCTGACTCAGACTTCATCCTGTACCCAGTCTGTGCCCCTGAAAGCCCCTCTAATGCCCATGGCCCCACGCAGCCTGGAGGCCCCACGCAGCCTGGAGGCCCCACGCAGCCTGGAGGCCCCACGCAGCCTGGAGGCCCCACGCAGCCTGGAGGCCACAAGCCCCAAAGGCCTGGGGAACGAGGAGGATGATACCTTGAGTGAAGCAGGCACCTACACCATTGAGACAGAGGTCCAGGataaagaggtggaggaggcacgCTGCAAGATAGAACAG GTGTTTGGTGTTGTTGAGGGGCCAGAGCAGCCCGGCCAGACTGCAGCAACAGCATGTAAGCCTGTTGAGTTTCAGGACAGGGAGGAGCGTAGGGAGAGTAGCTTGGTGGATCTGATGCCAGCTCCAGGGCAGGGACAGAATCTGGTGCAg GTACCTGGTGGCTCTAAGTGGGTGTCTTGCTGGGCCAGCCTGGCAGACAGCTACACACACTCTGGCCCTGCCTCAGGCCTCTTCGAAATCCCCTCACAAATGGACTTGTCAGGAGGAG TTGGTGGGAGGACCGTCCATCAGGCAACGCTCAGTCGGAACATCAATAGTGTGGAACCGGAAGGCCAGAGTTCCAAAACACAGCGTATTCCTTCTCAGGCACCATCGATGGAAAATAATGAGACTCCAACTCCCAGCATTATTATCCATCAGGACACTTACTCTACCTATGATATCAAAGATAGGAGCTCCAGAGTCCTTGGACCACAGGAGGACCTCCACAACCTGTCTGTACAGGACGACCTTGACCAAGACAGCCTGAGTGATGCCAGTAAGTCAGACGACGGCTCCATCGTGGAGCAGAGGAAGATGCCCACACCAGAGAGGACAGACAAGAGTACATCTCAGAGCAGTGAAAAGGAGAGGCCCACACTCCCAGCCAAGTCTACATCATTCTACATTGGCTCTAAGGAGACTGTGTCTAAACAGGAGCGGGGATCCAGACCCAATACACCCAGGATTGAGAGAAAACCACCACCACATCCCAACACACCACAGTTCTCCACAGCCACCCTGACCAAACAACAGGGTGGACAAGAATTTCAGAAGACAGTCAAGCTCAACTCATCAGCTCCCAAGCTTAACTACCAGGGCAGAGTCAGCCCTGAGCCCAACGAGATCTCAGTGTCTCTGGTCAGGCAGGAGAGTTTCATTAAGGACCAGCCAAGTGATGCTGCCCAGGTCACCAGACTCCCACACATCTCCAGCCAGCCTGCTCTGAATGACCCTGACCCTGCTGAGGCGTTCCAGGGTGTTTGCAGCCAGGACACCCACTCCTACCTCAATGGGACCGAGGATGCTCTGGCTGCCCTGGCGGCCATGCTCCAGGCCCAGCCGCCTGATGTTGTTCCTCGCCCCATAGATAACTCTCTGTCTGGGGAGTCTGACATGGACTCAGCGAGCACTGCCAGCCTGCGCAACAACCAGACTGCCCCTAAGACTGGATCCAAGAAGCCCTTTTTCACTACTGGCCTTCAGAGGGAGAGGTCCTCTGCCAGCTCCTTCACCCAGGAGCCCAGTCGCCAGCAGTCAGCAGCCTTCGATCGCCTGTCCGAGAAGCGGCGGTCCCAGAGATTGGACAGCAGCAGGAAGCCTGAACAAGACAGGAGGCTGGGAATGAGATGCTGTGTTGTAAAACATGGCACCATGGACCTGAGTGACGACCCCCAGAGCTTCAGCTTACCCTACTGGCCTGAAACCATCTCCTCAGACCAGGACGTCTCCCGGCCCGCTGCATGCAAGAAGTACACTGTCCCCCTGCAGAAGGAGGATCCCACTAAGTCCTCCAAAGTGGCCCAGGCCATAAGCCGCTCCAGCAGCATGTCTGCCCCACGGCCCACAAGAGCTTCAATGCTTCGCCGGGCTCGCCTGGGCGAGGCATCCGATAACGAGGTTACAGAGACCGACAGAATCTCCCAGAACTCCCAGGAAGTCAGTGGGACCTCCAAGGCCTCCCAGGACAATAAGAAGCAGCTCTCCAGGCTGGACATGCTGGCTCTGCCCCGGAAGAGGACTAGCTCTTTCACCACTCCCAGTGATACAGAGTCCTCAGCACCCAGGACAGGCTTCTCCAACCGCAGCACAGAGTCTAACAGTGGCTCTGGCCTTAAGGCCTCCGTGGCCGGGCCCAGCACTAAGCCTGCGCTAGGCAGGGCCTCTGGAGCTCTAGGCAAGCTCATCACCCGCGTCCGCTCCAGCAGTGCCAAATACACCAGCAGCACAGCCA CTTCCCGCTCCCAGCCTCTCATCCCCCCACGCCCCAAACCCCGCTCACAAGACTCGGACCAGGAGAGTCACGAGGGAGACGCCTACCAGAACTGGTCCTCTCACAGTGCTGAGATAGCAAG ACTGAGTCAGGACCTGGCTAAAGATCTATCCGTCCTGGCCAGGGAGATCCATGGTGTGACTGGTGATGCTGATCCTCAGAGCTCTTCTGCAGTGGAGGCCAATACACCTGTCTCTACCATCACCGCCAGGGAGGTG TTGGTCCATCCCATCCCAGAGGCTGGTGTGAACTACCTTAGAATTCCTCCTGGATCCGCTGCAGCCAGGGATCCCGACCAAACCATTATgaatgaccaggaatacaactctAAGCACAGAGGATGGAACCAGGAAGTG GTTGTTGTGGATGATCTGATGTTGAATCCAGTGTCCCAGATCTCTCTGGCTATTCGAGAAAACACAGAGCAGCTAGCTGAGAAAATAAA GGTACTATTCCACAACAAAACTGACGTTTGGGGGGAGATTGAATCAAAGCTCAATACTGAAAATGACATCCCTGTCCTGAAAGGCTCAAACAAG GAAATCACAGCTATTCTGAAAGAGCTCAGAAGAGTTCAGAGACAACTTGAAG TCATCAACACTATCATTGAGCCCAGTGGAAATCTTGAGCCAGCCAAAGCCTACACTCCTAGTGCCGCCTCCACTCCTAGTGCCCCCTCCTCAGCCGGGTTGAAGCCATCCAGGGCCCCTTCGAGATACTGGAGAACCTCGGGTTCCCAGCGGGGTGGGGTTCCCTCTTCCAGCTCCAGGCCCAGTGAGAGTGTCAGGAGATCAGTTGTGGCCTCTGAGGCAGAGAGCTACGTGGTCTGA